Proteins encoded by one window of Candidatus Terasakiella magnetica:
- a CDS encoding NAD(P)-dependent oxidoreductase, with translation MAEKMMQFVNIGQNYPEKRTADERKKDFDEIYSRFSIEKAQEQASRCEQCGIPYCSVACPVSNNIPDWLRLVAAGRLEDAYHVSQETNTLPEICGRICPQDRLCEGLCVLEQSEHNAVTIGSIEKFITDNAWEQGWVKPPQPLQELGQSVGIIGSGPAGMAAADRLRRKGYEVHVYERSDRVGGLLVYGIPGFKLEKDVVARRAKLLEDGGVTFHLNFEVGTDASLKDLQAKHDAVMIAVGVYAGRKLDAPGSDLENIFPAMYFLTASNKKSFGDDVQEFDDGTLNAEGKNIVVIGGGDTAMDCVRTSIRQGAKSVKCLYRRDRANMPGSQREVENAENEGVDFQWLSAPKSFKGLGKVQKVEAVSMHLGVADGSGRQSVKEIEGSEFEIDADIVIEALGFEPEDIPTLFGEPDLAVTRWGTVEVDQETWMTNLDGVFAAGDIERGASLVVSCINDAREASDEIHKYLRAKTRAGTAAE, from the coding sequence ATGGCTGAAAAAATGATGCAGTTTGTGAATATCGGGCAAAATTATCCCGAAAAACGCACTGCTGACGAACGCAAAAAAGATTTCGATGAAATTTATTCGCGTTTTTCCATTGAGAAAGCCCAGGAACAAGCGTCACGTTGTGAGCAATGTGGCATTCCTTATTGTTCAGTTGCTTGTCCGGTAAGCAATAACATTCCAGACTGGTTGCGCCTTGTGGCTGCGGGCCGTTTGGAAGATGCTTATCACGTCTCTCAGGAAACCAATACTCTTCCAGAAATTTGCGGTCGCATTTGCCCGCAAGACCGTTTGTGTGAAGGTCTCTGTGTTTTGGAACAATCCGAACATAATGCGGTCACCATCGGTTCTATTGAAAAATTCATTACCGATAATGCGTGGGAGCAAGGTTGGGTGAAACCACCACAGCCGCTTCAGGAACTGGGCCAAAGTGTTGGCATCATCGGTTCTGGCCCCGCTGGTATGGCAGCAGCTGATCGCTTGCGCCGCAAAGGTTATGAAGTCCATGTTTATGAGCGTTCAGACCGCGTTGGTGGCTTGCTTGTTTATGGTATTCCGGGCTTTAAACTTGAAAAAGACGTGGTTGCACGTCGTGCCAAGCTTCTTGAGGACGGTGGCGTTACCTTCCACCTAAACTTCGAAGTGGGCACAGATGCCTCACTTAAAGACTTACAAGCCAAACATGATGCCGTGATGATCGCGGTTGGTGTTTATGCGGGTCGTAAACTGGATGCACCGGGTTCTGATCTGGAAAACATCTTCCCGGCGATGTATTTCTTAACAGCGTCGAACAAAAAGAGCTTCGGTGATGACGTTCAAGAATTTGATGACGGCACATTAAATGCTGAAGGCAAAAATATTGTGGTCATCGGTGGTGGCGATACGGCCATGGACTGTGTGCGTACGTCCATCCGCCAAGGGGCGAAATCAGTCAAATGTCTCTATCGTCGTGACCGTGCCAATATGCCGGGTTCACAGCGCGAAGTGGAAAATGCTGAAAATGAAGGCGTGGATTTCCAGTGGTTATCTGCCCCGAAATCTTTCAAGGGTCTGGGCAAAGTCCAGAAGGTTGAAGCGGTTTCCATGCATTTGGGCGTGGCTGATGGTTCTGGTCGTCAAAGCGTAAAAGAAATTGAAGGTTCAGAGTTTGAGATCGATGCAGATATCGTCATCGAAGCTCTTGGGTTTGAACCAGAAGACATTCCAACCCTGTTTGGCGAGCCTGATCTGGCGGTAACGCGCTGGGGCACCGTGGAAGTTGACCAAGAAACTTGGATGACCAATCTGGACGGTGTTTTTGCAGCTGGTGATATCGAGCGCGGTGCGTCCTTGGTTGTGAGCTGTATTAATGATGCGCGTGAAGCATCTGATGAAATTCATAAATATCTGCGGGCTAAAACCCGTGCAGGCACTGCGGCCGAATAA